A portion of the Hymenobacter gelipurpurascens genome contains these proteins:
- the ruvA gene encoding Holliday junction branch migration protein RuvA, translating to MIAYIDGKLAYKDHALAILDVQGIGYEIRISLATYSKLPAEGEKAKMFTYQHIKEDGQTLYGFLDPNEKALFMQLISVSGIGPGTGIVMVSSMSVGEIRQAIVQEDVRAIQSIKGVGPKTAQRVVLELKDKLRKDELLAKAGIDTVPLAKAHNTNRSEALAALVTLGFARAAAEKNLDQIQHKHGNDLSVEELIKFALKSH from the coding sequence ATGATTGCTTACATCGACGGTAAACTCGCTTATAAAGATCACGCTCTGGCCATTCTTGATGTGCAGGGCATTGGCTATGAAATCCGGATTTCCCTGGCTACCTACTCCAAGCTCCCAGCCGAAGGCGAGAAGGCCAAGATGTTTACCTATCAGCACATTAAGGAAGATGGCCAGACGCTGTACGGCTTCCTGGACCCCAACGAGAAGGCGCTGTTTATGCAGCTGATTTCGGTATCGGGCATTGGGCCAGGCACGGGCATCGTGATGGTATCGTCGATGTCGGTGGGCGAGATTCGGCAGGCCATTGTGCAGGAAGACGTGCGCGCCATTCAGAGCATCAAGGGGGTAGGTCCCAAAACGGCCCAGCGCGTGGTGCTGGAGCTCAAAGACAAGCTGCGCAAAGATGAGTTGCTGGCCAAAGCCGGCATTGATACCGTGCCGCTGGCCAAAGCACACAATACCAACCGCTCGGAAGCGTTAGCCGCTTTAGTAACGCTAGGCTTTGCGCGGGCCGCGGCCGAGAAGAATCTCGACCAGATCCAGCACAAGCACGGCAACGACCTGAGCGTAGAGGAATTAATTAAATTCGCTCTTAAGTCTCACTAG
- the gatA gene encoding Asp-tRNA(Asn)/Glu-tRNA(Gln) amidotransferase subunit GatA: MRRFTSLTEVRNELTAGTTTCRQLVEYYLDNIERQNHLNAFLEVWPEEARAQAEAVDAKLAAGTAGKLAGMVIGLKDVLAYKDHALQSSSHILDGFKSLFTGTAVQRLLDEDAILIGRQNCDEFAMGASNETSYFGPARNAIDPDRVPGGSSGGSAVAVQADMCLASIGSDTGGSVRQPAAFCGIVGFKPTYSRISRYGLIAYASSFDQIGTLTHSVEDAALLLEVMAGADNFDSTVSQRAVPAYSELLEPAPHYRIGYIRDCLDRPGLNPEIKAATEQALDAFRGQGHVVEAVDFPYLDFIVPSYYILTTAEASSNLSRYDGVKFGYRAADATDLESLYKKTRAQGFGPEVQRRILLGTFVLSADYYDAYYTKAQQVRRLIKEKTDELLREYDFLVLPTTPTTAFRIGENKKDTLAMYLADIFTVQASLAGVPAISVPAGHDAQGLPIGLQILSGAFREEHLLAFAKSVTETLTPVLS; this comes from the coding sequence TTGAGACGCTTTACCTCTCTCACGGAAGTTCGTAACGAGCTGACGGCAGGCACTACTACCTGCCGTCAGCTCGTGGAGTATTATCTGGATAACATCGAGCGCCAGAATCACCTGAACGCCTTTCTGGAAGTGTGGCCCGAAGAGGCCCGCGCCCAGGCTGAGGCTGTAGATGCCAAACTAGCGGCCGGTACTGCCGGTAAGCTGGCAGGTATGGTGATTGGCCTAAAGGATGTACTGGCCTACAAAGACCACGCGCTCCAAAGCAGCAGCCATATTCTCGACGGCTTCAAATCGTTGTTTACCGGCACCGCTGTGCAGCGCCTGCTCGATGAAGACGCTATCCTGATTGGCCGCCAGAACTGCGACGAGTTTGCGATGGGCGCCTCCAACGAAACGTCGTACTTTGGGCCGGCGCGCAACGCCATTGACCCAGACCGCGTGCCCGGTGGCTCCTCGGGCGGCTCGGCGGTAGCAGTGCAGGCCGATATGTGCTTGGCCTCTATTGGCTCCGACACGGGCGGCTCGGTGCGCCAGCCGGCTGCGTTTTGCGGCATTGTGGGCTTCAAGCCTACGTATTCCCGCATTTCGCGCTATGGCCTGATTGCCTACGCTTCGTCGTTCGACCAGATTGGTACCCTCACGCACTCTGTGGAAGATGCAGCTCTGCTGCTAGAGGTAATGGCTGGGGCCGATAACTTCGACAGCACCGTAAGCCAGCGTGCTGTACCAGCCTACAGCGAGCTGCTGGAACCGGCCCCACACTACCGCATCGGCTATATCCGCGACTGCCTGGATCGGCCAGGATTAAACCCGGAAATCAAAGCCGCCACGGAGCAAGCGTTGGACGCTTTCCGGGGACAGGGCCACGTGGTAGAAGCTGTTGACTTTCCCTACCTGGATTTCATTGTACCGAGCTACTATATCCTGACTACTGCCGAAGCCAGCTCCAACCTGAGCCGCTACGACGGAGTAAAATTTGGCTATCGGGCAGCCGATGCGACGGATCTGGAATCGTTGTACAAGAAGACCCGGGCGCAAGGTTTCGGGCCGGAGGTGCAGCGCCGCATCCTGCTCGGTACGTTCGTGCTCAGCGCCGACTATTACGATGCGTATTACACGAAAGCCCAGCAAGTCCGCCGCCTGATTAAGGAAAAGACCGACGAGCTGCTGCGTGAGTACGATTTCCTGGTCCTTCCTACTACTCCAACCACGGCCTTCCGAATCGGGGAAAACAAAAAAGATACCTTAGCCATGTACTTGGCGGATATCTTTACCGTTCAGGCCTCATTGGCGGGTGTTCCTGCTATCTCGGTGCCAGCAGGCCACGATGCGCAGGGCCTACCCATTGGTTTACAGATCCTTAGTGGGGCGTTCCGTGAGGAACACCTGTTGGCTTTTGCCAAATCCGTGACGGAAACACTTACGCCTGTACTGTCTTAG
- a CDS encoding NADP-dependent malic enzyme, producing MLKINRQDALNYHSQEPAGKIEVVPTKPVSTQLDLALAYSPGVAEPCKEIAADKDNVYKYTAKGNLVGVISNGTAVLGLGNIGPEASKPVMEGKGVLFKKFAGIDCFDIEIDATDPDEFIRIVKSLEPTFGGINLEDIKAPECFRIETALREQMNIPLMHDDQHGTAIITSAALLNALELVNKKVDEIKLVVSGAGAAAISCLRLYLELGVLVENVVVFDKDGIITPDRTDLADMQLRFATHRPITTLAQAMDGADVFLGLSAANVLPAELLLKMADNPIVFALANPDPEIAYEVAMATRPDIIMATGRSDHPNQVNNVLGFPYIFRGALDVRATEINEAMKLAAVHALSELAKDAVPDMVNKAYGDNTLTFGRTYLIPKPLDPRLITVVSPAVAKAAMESGVARIQIEDWMAYEDQLRSRLGVNQKLMNRITSAAKSGPKRVVFAEGDNYKILKAAQILHDEGIAQPILLGNRQKIEQIARANNLDLEGCKVIDILENDAKREEYANLLYQKRQRRGITLYEGRRLLRERNYFGSMMLETGEADAFITGLSKDYGKSILPSLQVIGVEDGVKRVAGMYIIQHKKGPFFFADTTVNIDPTAEEMVDIIGLTARAVKFFDTEPRMAVISYSNFGSNPGDLPDKARKATELAKKRYPELILDGEMQANTALNPELLQEQYPFSELAAKGGANTLIFPNVISGNIAYKVIQEIGGAEVIGPILMGMRKPVHILQLGASVREIVNIASIAVVDAQTLHNRL from the coding sequence ATGCTTAAAATAAACAGACAGGACGCCCTGAATTATCACTCTCAGGAACCCGCCGGCAAAATTGAAGTAGTGCCCACCAAGCCCGTCAGCACCCAGCTCGACCTCGCCCTGGCCTACTCTCCCGGCGTTGCGGAGCCCTGCAAAGAAATTGCCGCCGACAAAGACAACGTATATAAGTATACTGCCAAGGGTAACCTGGTAGGCGTTATCAGCAACGGAACCGCTGTGCTAGGCCTGGGCAACATCGGCCCCGAAGCTTCCAAGCCCGTGATGGAAGGCAAAGGCGTACTGTTCAAGAAGTTCGCGGGCATCGACTGCTTCGATATCGAGATTGATGCCACCGACCCCGACGAGTTCATCCGGATTGTAAAATCCCTGGAGCCTACGTTTGGCGGCATCAACCTGGAGGATATCAAAGCCCCCGAGTGCTTCCGCATCGAGACGGCTCTGCGCGAGCAGATGAATATTCCGCTCATGCACGATGATCAGCACGGCACGGCCATTATTACCTCGGCTGCCCTGCTGAACGCGTTGGAGCTGGTAAACAAGAAAGTTGACGAAATCAAGCTGGTCGTGAGCGGTGCCGGCGCGGCGGCCATCAGCTGCCTGCGCCTGTACCTGGAGCTGGGCGTGCTGGTTGAAAATGTGGTGGTGTTCGACAAGGACGGCATCATTACGCCCGACCGCACTGACCTGGCTGACATGCAGCTGCGCTTTGCTACGCATAGGCCTATCACCACACTGGCCCAGGCCATGGATGGCGCCGATGTGTTCCTGGGTCTATCGGCGGCGAATGTGCTGCCGGCCGAGCTGCTGCTGAAGATGGCCGATAATCCCATCGTGTTTGCGCTAGCCAACCCAGACCCCGAAATTGCCTACGAAGTAGCCATGGCTACTCGTCCAGATATCATTATGGCTACGGGCCGCTCCGACCACCCCAATCAGGTGAACAACGTGCTCGGCTTTCCCTACATTTTCCGGGGAGCTCTGGACGTGCGGGCCACGGAAATCAACGAGGCCATGAAGCTGGCGGCCGTGCACGCCCTCTCGGAGCTAGCCAAGGATGCCGTGCCCGACATGGTAAATAAGGCCTACGGCGACAATACCCTCACGTTCGGCCGCACCTACCTCATCCCGAAGCCTCTTGATCCGCGCCTCATCACGGTGGTAAGTCCGGCAGTAGCTAAGGCCGCTATGGAAAGCGGCGTGGCCCGCATCCAGATTGAGGATTGGATGGCCTACGAGGACCAACTGCGCAGCCGCCTGGGCGTGAACCAGAAGCTGATGAACCGCATCACGTCGGCCGCGAAATCGGGGCCGAAGCGGGTGGTATTTGCGGAAGGCGACAACTACAAGATTCTCAAGGCCGCGCAGATTCTGCACGACGAGGGCATTGCCCAACCTATTCTACTGGGCAACCGCCAGAAAATTGAGCAGATTGCTAGGGCCAACAACCTCGATCTGGAAGGCTGTAAGGTCATCGATATCCTGGAGAACGACGCCAAGCGCGAGGAGTACGCTAACCTGCTGTACCAGAAGCGGCAGCGCCGGGGCATCACGCTCTACGAAGGCCGCCGCCTGCTCCGCGAGCGGAACTACTTTGGCTCCATGATGCTGGAAACCGGCGAGGCCGATGCCTTCATCACGGGCCTGAGCAAGGACTACGGCAAATCGATTTTGCCTTCCTTACAGGTAATTGGCGTGGAAGACGGCGTGAAGCGCGTGGCTGGTATGTATATCATCCAGCACAAGAAAGGCCCCTTCTTCTTCGCCGATACAACCGTGAACATCGACCCTACGGCCGAGGAAATGGTGGATATCATCGGGCTGACGGCCCGCGCCGTGAAGTTCTTTGATACGGAGCCACGCATGGCCGTTATCAGCTACTCCAACTTCGGCTCCAACCCCGGCGACCTGCCCGACAAGGCCCGTAAAGCTACCGAACTGGCCAAAAAGCGCTACCCCGAGCTGATTCTGGACGGTGAGATGCAGGCCAACACCGCCCTGAACCCCGAGCTGCTGCAGGAGCAGTACCCCTTCTCGGAGCTGGCCGCGAAAGGTGGCGCCAACACCCTGATTTTCCCGAATGTAATCAGCGGCAACATTGCCTACAAAGTGATTCAGGAAATTGGAGGTGCTGAGGTAATCGGGCCGATTCTGATGGGTATGCGCAAGCCGGTGCACATCCTGCAGCTGGGCGCTTCCGTCCGCGAAATCGTGAACATTGCCTCCATTGCTGTTGTCGACGCGCAAACTTTGCACAACCGCCTCTAG
- a CDS encoding LysM peptidoglycan-binding domain-containing protein — protein MKKLLLRAVAPVLIGTTLGHLSMAQIRPQVPPAPSAQPNDSLQTIMELPPDSLVAVPVPVDSARLVWLQTPPELRDLVGDRIQCFETDVPHAFNPSVLAFVRLFTERQRTYTQRVLERENLYFPLFEKYLAKYNLPTDLKYLAVVESALIPTAKSRVGATGLWQFMGPTANDLRLKRDEWVDERMDPEKATEAACKHLRYLYGVFHDWELVLAAYNWGAGNMQRVIRRTGKKTFWEVYPNLPAETRNYVPTFTAIMYTMKHAQEHQLHSPTLRYQYAEPMDTLQLGGRAFDLTRLARACGFTDSMALVRQNPELRKTWLPAGYRPYTVQLPATARPMLAMVDRATLFDYCQPLAELPTPLSPRITPLMGVTPVVTRGLLADGAPRETEPTTEPRFRRVRHTVRRGETIASVAERYDVSQTQVRRWNELRKGQSLSSRRQLVVFLPIAPSASAAQTVVAIARKPQSVLSRVPEVGQIAAASPETEPATPSSIVKAEISRSVKTARPVRAEAVVASVRAIEADDSVPADYTVRRGDFIEKIARERNLTVAQVMTWNHLTSEVVQPGQKLVLHPTDDQEEDARPVATEIITAKPVRTASARPEPATKAPGLPKVHLVQPGDTLYNISRRYQGVTVEQLRQLNHLKSDEVKPGQKLIVAG, from the coding sequence ATGAAGAAGTTGTTGCTGCGCGCAGTTGCTCCTGTATTAATTGGGACAACGCTAGGCCACTTAAGCATGGCCCAGATCAGGCCCCAAGTACCCCCGGCCCCAAGCGCACAGCCCAACGACTCCTTACAAACGATAATGGAGCTGCCGCCAGATTCCCTGGTGGCAGTTCCTGTTCCAGTAGATTCCGCCCGCCTTGTATGGCTGCAGACTCCACCCGAGCTGCGGGACTTAGTAGGCGACCGAATTCAGTGCTTCGAAACCGATGTTCCGCACGCGTTCAACCCATCGGTTTTGGCGTTTGTACGCCTGTTTACGGAACGGCAGCGCACGTATACTCAGCGCGTATTGGAGCGCGAAAACCTGTACTTCCCGCTTTTCGAGAAGTATCTGGCTAAGTACAACCTGCCTACAGACCTGAAGTATCTAGCGGTAGTAGAATCAGCGCTGATACCCACGGCCAAATCGCGGGTAGGTGCTACGGGCCTGTGGCAGTTTATGGGCCCTACGGCCAATGATTTGCGCCTGAAGCGCGATGAGTGGGTGGATGAACGTATGGACCCCGAGAAAGCCACCGAGGCAGCCTGCAAGCACTTACGCTACCTCTACGGCGTTTTTCACGATTGGGAATTGGTATTAGCGGCCTACAACTGGGGTGCCGGCAATATGCAGCGCGTAATCAGGCGGACGGGCAAGAAAACGTTCTGGGAAGTCTACCCAAACCTGCCGGCCGAAACACGCAACTACGTGCCCACCTTCACGGCCATCATGTACACCATGAAGCATGCGCAGGAGCACCAGTTGCACTCTCCTACCCTGCGCTACCAGTACGCCGAGCCCATGGACACCCTGCAGCTGGGCGGCCGGGCCTTTGACCTGACCCGCCTGGCCAGGGCCTGTGGCTTCACCGACTCGATGGCGCTTGTGCGGCAAAACCCAGAGCTCCGCAAGACCTGGTTGCCAGCCGGATACCGGCCATATACAGTTCAGCTGCCGGCCACTGCCCGCCCAATGCTGGCCATGGTTGATAGAGCAACACTGTTTGATTACTGCCAGCCCCTGGCAGAGCTTCCTACACCTCTTTCGCCTCGCATTACCCCTCTGATGGGGGTAACGCCCGTGGTTACCAGGGGCTTGCTGGCCGATGGAGCCCCGCGCGAAACCGAGCCGACGACAGAGCCGCGGTTCCGCCGCGTCCGTCATACGGTGCGCCGTGGCGAGACAATTGCTTCTGTAGCCGAACGCTATGATGTAAGCCAGACGCAGGTTCGGCGCTGGAATGAATTGCGCAAAGGCCAGTCCCTTTCGTCGCGCCGCCAATTGGTGGTGTTCCTACCGATTGCGCCATCCGCTTCGGCTGCTCAAACTGTTGTTGCGATAGCGCGCAAGCCACAGTCCGTGCTTTCGCGCGTACCGGAAGTGGGGCAGATTGCTGCTGCTAGTCCTGAAACGGAGCCCGCAACCCCGAGCTCGATCGTAAAAGCAGAAATTTCCCGTAGCGTAAAAACTGCCAGGCCAGTCCGGGCAGAAGCGGTGGTAGCTTCAGTCCGGGCAATTGAGGCCGATGACTCCGTACCGGCCGACTACACCGTTCGCCGAGGCGACTTCATTGAGAAGATTGCCCGCGAACGGAATCTGACGGTGGCCCAGGTAATGACCTGGAACCATCTTACATCGGAAGTAGTGCAGCCGGGCCAGAAGCTGGTCCTGCACCCCACCGACGACCAAGAGGAAGACGCTAGGCCAGTTGCGACGGAGATAATTACAGCAAAGCCTGTTCGTACGGCTTCCGCACGCCCCGAGCCAGCCACGAAAGCACCCGGTTTGCCTAAAGTGCATTTGGTACAGCCCGGCGATACGCTGTATAATATATCACGCCGCTATCAGGGCGTTACGGTGGAGCAGCTGCGCCAACTGAACCATCTCAAATCTGACGAAGTGAAACCAGGGCAAAAGCTAATTGTGGCTGGCTAG